From a single Catenulispora sp. EB89 genomic region:
- the cysD gene encoding sulfate adenylyltransferase subunit CysD, which yields MSTLTHDETAPAHDHLRTLEAEAVHIIREVAAEFERPVLLFSGGKDSIVMLHLALKAFAPAPVPFGLLHVDTGHNFPEVLDVRDRTVAEHGLQLFVAHVQDYIDDGRLVERPDGTRNPLQTVPLVDAIQSHKFDAVFGGGRRDEEKARAKERVFSLRDDFGQWDPKRQRPELWRLYNGRHRPGEHVRVFPLSNWTELDVWQYIAEQEIELPEIYYAHERQVFARGGMWLSPGDWGGPREGETVQTRIVRYRTVGDMSCTGAVDSDASDVAAVIEEITASRITERGSSRADDRLSEAAMEDRKREGYF from the coding sequence ATGAGCACCCTGACCCACGACGAGACCGCCCCGGCGCACGACCATCTCCGGACGCTGGAGGCCGAGGCGGTCCACATCATCCGCGAGGTGGCAGCCGAGTTCGAGCGGCCGGTGCTGTTGTTCAGCGGCGGCAAGGACTCGATCGTCATGCTGCACCTGGCGCTGAAGGCGTTCGCGCCGGCGCCGGTGCCGTTCGGACTGCTGCACGTGGACACCGGCCACAACTTCCCCGAGGTGCTGGACGTGCGCGACCGCACCGTCGCCGAGCACGGTCTGCAGCTGTTCGTCGCGCACGTGCAGGACTACATCGACGACGGCCGCCTGGTCGAGCGCCCCGACGGCACCCGCAATCCGCTCCAGACAGTGCCGCTGGTGGACGCGATCCAATCCCACAAGTTCGACGCCGTCTTCGGAGGCGGTCGCCGCGACGAGGAGAAGGCCCGCGCGAAAGAGCGGGTCTTCTCGCTGCGTGACGACTTCGGGCAGTGGGACCCCAAGCGCCAGCGCCCGGAGCTGTGGCGGCTGTACAACGGCCGGCACCGCCCCGGGGAGCACGTGCGGGTGTTCCCGCTGTCCAACTGGACCGAACTGGATGTGTGGCAGTACATCGCCGAGCAGGAGATCGAGCTGCCGGAGATCTACTACGCGCACGAGCGCCAGGTGTTCGCCCGCGGCGGCATGTGGCTGTCCCCCGGCGACTGGGGCGGTCCGCGCGAGGGCGAGACGGTGCAGACCCGCATCGTGCGCTACCGCACCGTCGGGGACATGTCGTGCACCGGCGCCGTCGACTCCGACGCCTCCGACGTCGCCGCGGTCATCGAAGAGATCACCGCCTCCCGGATCACCGAGCGCGGGTCTTCCCGCGCGGACGACCGCCTTTCCGAGGCCGCCATGGAGGACCGCAAGCGAGAGGGGTACTTCTAA
- a CDS encoding phosphoadenylyl-sulfate reductase produces MSADTTLASVDPASTGRTDLRALAEQANAELEHAPAGRIVQWAHATFGADLVVASSMADTHLVHLASTAAPGIDVAFLDTGYHFAETIGTRDAVAEVYPVRLLNITPLQTVAEQDAEFGPRLHERDPDKCCAMRKVEPLERALKPYVAWINGMRREESPTRADIPVIGYDAKRDMVKISPLAAWTQDDLDAYITDNGVLTNPLFLEGYTSIGCEPCTRKPLPGEDPRAGRWAGNAKTECGLHT; encoded by the coding sequence ATGTCAGCGGACACCACGCTCGCGTCGGTCGACCCGGCCTCGACGGGACGTACCGACCTGCGGGCGCTGGCCGAGCAGGCCAACGCGGAACTCGAACACGCCCCGGCCGGGCGGATCGTCCAGTGGGCCCACGCCACCTTCGGCGCGGACCTGGTCGTCGCCTCGTCCATGGCCGACACCCACCTGGTGCACCTGGCGTCCACCGCGGCCCCGGGCATCGACGTCGCCTTCCTGGACACCGGCTACCACTTCGCGGAGACCATCGGCACGCGCGACGCGGTGGCCGAGGTCTACCCGGTGCGGCTGCTGAACATCACGCCGCTGCAGACCGTGGCCGAGCAGGACGCCGAGTTCGGCCCGCGGCTGCACGAGCGCGACCCCGACAAGTGTTGCGCGATGCGCAAGGTCGAGCCGCTGGAGCGCGCGCTCAAGCCCTACGTCGCCTGGATCAACGGCATGCGCCGCGAGGAGTCCCCGACCCGCGCGGACATCCCGGTGATCGGCTACGACGCCAAGCGCGACATGGTCAAGATCTCGCCGCTGGCCGCCTGGACCCAGGACGACCTCGACGCCTACATCACCGACAACGGAGTCCTGACCAACCCCCTGTTCCTCGAGGGCTACACCTCGATCGGCTGCGAGCCCTGCACGCGCAAGCCCCTGCCGGGCGAGGACCCGCGGGCCGGGCGCTGGGCCGGCAACGCCAAGACCGAATGCGGACTGCACACCTGA
- a CDS encoding sulfate adenylyltransferase subunit 1: protein MTVLLDAPTAKDTQVAGLLRLATAGSVDDGKSTLVGRLLYDTKSVLADQYEAVERTSRNRGLEQADLALLTDGLRSEREQGITIDVAYRYFATPRRRFILADTPGHVQYTRNMVTGASTAELAVILVDARKGLAEQTRRHTAVSALLRVPRVLLAVNKMDLVDFDKDRFAEIEADFAAYATALGIEHHAALPVSALRGDNVVEPSADLAWFEGPTLLEFLENVPVQTERRPAGRFPVQYVIRHQSADYRGYAGTIASGHLEVGDPIVVLPSGQRSTIAAIDLLGHPAERVTAGQAATLLLADELDVSRGDLIAPAEAAPAAVQDVVATVCHLSEKPLKVGDRVLLKHTTRTVKAIVKEISAKLDISDPLAAASSTAADAANAEADEFAWDDDAPTTHTLHANDIGRVVLRTASPILLEPYAADRETGSFLLIDPASGDTLTAGMSGDPLGVFS, encoded by the coding sequence ATGACTGTGCTGCTGGACGCGCCGACCGCGAAGGACACCCAGGTCGCAGGACTGCTGCGGCTGGCCACCGCCGGCTCGGTGGACGACGGGAAGTCGACCCTGGTGGGCCGGCTGCTCTACGACACCAAGTCGGTGCTGGCCGACCAGTACGAGGCGGTGGAGCGCACCTCGCGCAACCGCGGACTGGAGCAGGCCGACCTGGCGCTGCTCACCGACGGCCTGCGCTCGGAGCGCGAGCAGGGCATCACCATCGACGTCGCCTACCGCTACTTCGCCACGCCGCGCCGGCGGTTCATCCTGGCCGACACCCCCGGGCACGTGCAGTACACCCGCAACATGGTCACCGGCGCCTCCACCGCCGAGCTCGCGGTGATCCTGGTCGACGCCCGCAAGGGGCTGGCCGAGCAGACCCGCCGCCACACCGCCGTCTCCGCCCTCCTGCGGGTGCCGCGGGTGCTGCTGGCGGTGAACAAGATGGACCTGGTCGACTTCGACAAGGACCGGTTCGCCGAGATCGAGGCCGACTTCGCCGCCTACGCCACGGCGCTGGGCATCGAGCACCACGCCGCGCTCCCGGTCTCCGCGCTGCGCGGCGACAACGTCGTGGAGCCCTCGGCGGATCTGGCCTGGTTCGAGGGCCCGACCCTGCTGGAGTTCCTGGAGAACGTGCCGGTGCAGACCGAGCGGCGCCCGGCCGGCCGGTTCCCGGTGCAGTACGTGATCCGGCACCAGAGCGCCGACTACCGCGGCTACGCCGGCACCATCGCCTCCGGACACCTGGAGGTCGGCGACCCGATCGTGGTGCTGCCCTCGGGCCAGCGCTCGACCATCGCCGCCATAGACCTGCTGGGCCACCCGGCCGAGCGCGTCACCGCCGGCCAGGCCGCGACCCTGCTACTGGCCGACGAGCTGGACGTCTCGCGCGGCGACCTGATCGCCCCGGCCGAGGCCGCCCCGGCCGCTGTGCAGGACGTGGTGGCGACCGTGTGCCACCTTTCGGAGAAGCCGCTGAAGGTCGGCGACCGGGTGCTGCTGAAGCACACCACCCGCACCGTCAAGGCGATCGTCAAGGAGATCTCCGCCAAGCTGGACATCTCCGACCCGCTGGCCGCCGCGTCCTCGACCGCCGCCGACGCCGCCAACGCCGAGGCCGACGAGTTCGCCTGGGACGACGACGCCCCCACCACGCACACCCTGCACGCCAACGACATCGGCCGCGTGGTCCTGCGCACCGCCTCGCCGATCCTGCTGGAGCCCTACGCCGCGGACCGCGAGACCGGCTCGTTCCTGCTGATCGACCCCGCCAGCGGCGACACCCTCACCGCCGGCATGTCCGGGGACCCGCTGGGGGTCTTCTCGTGA